The following DNA comes from Sinorhizobium mexicanum.
TCCAATGAGGAGGAGAGCAAGCTCCGCCATGCCCGGGTTGTGCCCGACGAGCATGAGCTTCTCGACCGACGGCTCCACCTTTCGGATCACATCGATCATCGCCTTGGCGGCGACCTCGTAGATGGCGACGGCGTCGCGGGCTTCAACCTTGTGCGGCAACGCCTCGGCCACGAGCTCCCAGGTCTCCTGCGCACGCCGGGCGGTCGAAACGAGCGCGAGATCCGGGATCAGCTCCTGTCTTGCCATGAAGGCGCCGATTGCCGGCGCCGCCCTCCGGCCGCGGCCGGCAAGCGGGCGGCGATGGTCGGCGACACCCTCGGGCCAGGCGGATTTGCCGTGGCGGAGCAGCAGGAGGCGGCGTGTCGGGGGTCTGGCGTCGTCAGGCATGGGTTTCCTCATCTGTCGGGCCGGTTGCTCCATTCTCGCACCGTCGCGCGCATAAAAAAAGCCGCCCCGAAGGGCGGCCTGAGATGCCGGAAAAGCTCGAACCGGCCTATTTCCATTCGCGGATATCGACGAAGTGCCCGGAAACCGCCGCGGCGGCCGCCATCGCCGGCGAGACCAGATGCGTGCGCCCCTTGAAACCCTGACGGCCCTCGAAGTTGCGGTTCGACGTCGAGGCGCAGCGCTCGCCCGGCTTCAGCCGGTCGTCGTTCATCGCCAGACACATGGAGCAGCCCGGCTCGCGCCAGTCGAAGCCCGCTTCCTTGAAGATCTTGTCGAGGCCCTCGGCTTCCGCCTGCTCTTTGACGAGGCCGGAACCCGGCACGATCATCGCCGAAACGGTCGAGGCGACCTTGCGGCCCTCGACGACCTTGGCGACGGCGCGCAGGTCCTCGATGCGGCCATTGGTGCAGGAACCGATGAAGACCCGATCGATGGCGATGTCGGTGATCTTCGTGCCCGGCTTGAGGCCCATATAGTCGAGCGCACGCCATTTCGAGGCGCGCTTGGTCTCATCCTGGATTTCATCCGGGTTCGGAACGATGCCCTGCACGGAGACCACATCTTCCGGCGAGGAACCCCAGGACACGATCGGCGGCAGATTGGCAGCATCGAGCACGACGACGCGGTCGTAGTGGGCGCCCTCGTCCGTGTGCAGCGTCTTCCAGTATTCGAGCGCCATGTCCCAGGCCTTGCCCTTCGGCGCGCGCGGCCGGTCCTTGATGTAGGCGAAGGTCGTCTCGTCCGGGGCGATCAGGCCGGCGCGGGCGCCGCCTTCGATCGTCATGTTGCAGATCGTCATCCGGCCTTCCATCGAGAGCGACCGGATGGCTTCGCCGGCGAATTCGATGACATGGCCGGTACCGCCGGCCGTGCCAATCTCGCCGATGATCGCGAGGATGATGTCCTTGGCGGTGACGCCCGGCGGCAACTGGCCGTCGACGCGCACCAGCATGTTCTTTGCCTTCTTCTGGATCAGCGTCTGCGTCGCCAGAACATGTTCCACTTCCGAGGTGCCGATGCCGTGCGCAAGCGCGCCGAAGGCCCCGTGCGTCGAGGTGTGGCTGTCGCCGCAGACGATCGTCATGCCCGGCAGCGTGAAGCCCTGTTCGGGACCGACGATGTGGACGATGCCCTGGCGCTTGTCGTTCTCGGAGTAGTATTCGACGCCGAAGTCGGCGGCGTTCCTGGCGAGCGCCTCGACCTGGATGCGGCTCTCTTCGTTCTTGATGCCGAGGTGGCGATCGGGCGACGTCGGGACGTTATGATCGACGACGGCAAGCGTCTTTTCCGGCGCGCGGACCTGACGGCCGGCCATGCGCAGGCCCTCGAAGGCCTGCGGGCTCGTCACCTCGTGAACGAGGTGACGATCGATGTAGAGAAGACAGGTGCCGTCGTCCTGGCTGTTGACCAGATGATCGTCCCAGATCTTGTCATAGAGGGTACGCGGTGCGCTCATGGCGATATTCCATTTGAATTTTCAGAATATGGGGAAAAGGCCGGCAGCAGGGCAGCCGGAAAACTGACCGACGATCAGGATAGGCGGCTGGTAAGCGCGCCGGAGACCCGCGCGAAAAAGCGTGCCGGCAGACGCTTGTGGTCCTGCAGCACGACGATTTTCTGTTCGCGACATCCGAATTTGGATTCCATGGCCGTGCTCATATCAATTTTTCGGCTGTTCGGCAATCGAGGAGATGGTGCGAACCGGCACCCCTTCTCTGCGAATGCGAACCCTACCGCGCTTCCGCCCTTCTCAGCCGCCGCTCGAGCGCCCGGAGAGCCAGCGACAGGCCGATCGTCAGGATGAGATAGACATAGGCGACGATGGAATAGGTCTCGAAGAAGCGGAACGAGCCCGAGGCGTAGATCTTGCCCATCTGGGTGATATCGGCAACGCCGAGCACCGAGACCAGCGAGGAATCCTTGACCATCGCCACGAAATCGTTGCCGAGCGGCGGCAGGATGACGCGGATCGCCTGCGGGAAGACGACGAGGCGAAAGCGCTGGTAGCGCGAAAGCCCGAGCGCCTTCGCCGCCTCCACCTGCCCCTTGTCGACCGACTGGATGCCGGCGCGAAAGACCTCCGCGATGAAGGCCGAATAGCCGATCATCAGCGCAATGATCGCCCGCCACATCAGCGAGATGTCGCGAACCACGAGCGGCTCCACCCAGCCTGCCGAAATGAAGGGCGCGGCTGCAAAATTCGCAACGACCACCAGCGCCGGAGCCCCTACGAAGGCGATGTAGAAAAGCAGGACGAGGATCGGCACGCCACGGATTACCTCGGTGTAGAAGCGCGCCGTCTGGCGGAGCGCAACGTGCTCGGAAAGCGCCATAAGCGCCACCCCGAGTCCGAGCACCGTCGCAAGCACAAAACCCACCAACGTCACGAAAATGGTGACGCCGATGCCCTTGAGGACAACGCCGAAAACCTGCGAAAAGATGTCGTTGGTTGCAATGACCGCGGCGAGTGCTGCGGCGATCAAGAGAAGGGCGACCAGCCACCAGGGATAGTCGCCCTTTTCGGAAGTGTCGGATCTAACTGGCGCCATCATGATTCCGATAAGTTGGAGCGGGATTGTTCCCTCATCCCGCTCCGGCGATCAGCCGCCCATCTTGTAGTCGAGGAACCACTTCTTGTTCAGCGCATCGAAGGTGCCGTCCTCCTTCAACGCCTTGATGGCGGCATTGACCGGGGCGACGAGATCGGAGCCCTTCGGGAAGATGAAGCCGAAATCTTCGGTGCCAAGCGGCTCGCCGATAACCTTGAGTTTGCCTTCGGACGAATCGACATAGCCCTTGGCGGCCACGCTGTCGGTCAGCACCAGGTCGACGTCGCCGGCCTTGAGCGCCTGCACGGTCGCGCCGAAGGTCTCGAACAGCTTGATGCGCGAGTTCTGCTCGTTGCCGTCGAGGATTTCATAGACTGCCGTGTAGAAGGGCGACGTGCCGGGCTGGGCACCGATCAGCGCATCCTCAACGGCGGCGAAGCTCTTGGCGTCCTTGAATCGGGCTTCGTCGCCGCGCACCAGCATGAACTGCTGCGAGCGCATATAGGGATCGGAGAAGTCGACCTTTTCCTTGCGGTCGTCCTTGATGGTGATGCCGGTCATGCCGATCTGGTACTGCCCGTCGGAAACGGCCTGGATCATCGCGTCCCAACTGGTGTTCTGGTACTCGACCTTGAAGTTCAGCCGCTTGGCGATCTCGTTCATCGCGTCATATTCCCAGCCGACGGCCTGGCCGGTCTTCGGGTCGACGAACTGCAGCGGCGGATAGGCGTTCTCGGTGACGACGACAACCGTCTTGCCGCCGAGGTCCGGCAGGTCGCTCGCGACAGCAGGCGCAGAGAATGCGAATGGAACGGCAAGGGCTGCGGCGATGCCGGCAAGCACGTGGCGGCGGATTGTCATTTGCAGGAGCTCCCGAAAATTGTGGCGCCCGAAAATGTCATAAAATTTGCGGGGAAGACAAGCGGTTAGTGCCAAAAAGAAAGGCGGCTCGAAAGCCGCCTTCCTGACAATTCCGAGGAAATGAAATCTTATTCCGCAGCGTTTTCCGCTGCCTTTGCTTCTTCCGCTGCCTTTGCCTCGGCGGCTTCGGCTGCTGCCTTCTCGGCTGCGAGAGCCTGGGCGGCTGCAACCTTTTCAGCCTCGATGCGTGCCTTCTCGTCGGCAACGGCCTGGCGCTCGGCTTCGTTCAGCTTGCGGGCGCGCGTGCCGGTGTTCTCGACGATACGAGCCGACTTGCCGCGACGATCGCGCAGATAGTAGAGCTTGGCGCGACGGACCTTACCGCGGCGAACCACTTCGACGCTCTCGACGAGCGGAGAGTAAACCGGGAATACGCGCTCGACGCCTTCGCCGTAGGAAATCTTGCGAACGGTGAAGCTTTCGTTGAGGCCGCCGCCGGAACGGGCGATGCAGACGCCTTCATAGGCCTGGACGCGGGTACGGTTGCCTTCGACAACGCGGACGTTGACGCGGACGGTGTCGCCGGCGGAGAAAGCGGGAAGGGTGCGCTTTGCGGCGATCTTTGCTGCCTGTTCGGCTTCCAGCTGCTGGATGATGTTCATCGGTCTAACCTTTGCGTTCTTCTGAAACAGCCAGAGCGCTCTCGACCGGCCTGTCGGGTTTCCCTTCAAGCCTTGCCGTATTCATGGCAGGAGCGGATTCGCCATTCTTTGTTGATGGTCGACGGGCAAAGAACCCGAACCGGGGCGGCACATACACCAAACGAACCGCCTTGTCATCCCCGAAAGCCGATTTTCTGCTGCGTGTTTCCTTAAGATCCCAACCGACCTACGGGCAGAACATGCAAATTCAGAGTGCTGCAGCGTGCTTTCCGCATCCGAAGACGCGCGGCGCTGTAGGTGCCTCCGCCTCGCAAGGGGCATTTTATCAGAATTGGCTGAAATTACCGACATGGGAGACACGATCGACGACGGGCTTGCGGTCGCTATCGCCAGCGGCTATCCCGGTGCCCACGCGGTTCGGGGATGGCCATGACGATTGTTCAAGCTCTTCTGCTTTTTGTTTCGGGATTCCTCTCCGGTGTTGTCAATGCCATCGCAGGCGGCGGCACCTTTCTGACCTTCGGCGCAATGACGCTCGGCGGCCTGCCGCCGATCGTCGCCAACGCCACCTCGTCGATCATCCAGTTGCCC
Coding sequences within:
- a CDS encoding basic amino acid ABC transporter substrate-binding protein encodes the protein MTIRRHVLAGIAAALAVPFAFSAPAVASDLPDLGGKTVVVVTENAYPPLQFVDPKTGQAVGWEYDAMNEIAKRLNFKVEYQNTSWDAMIQAVSDGQYQIGMTGITIKDDRKEKVDFSDPYMRSQQFMLVRGDEARFKDAKSFAAVEDALIGAQPGTSPFYTAVYEILDGNEQNSRIKLFETFGATVQALKAGDVDLVLTDSVAAKGYVDSSEGKLKVIGEPLGTEDFGFIFPKGSDLVAPVNAAIKALKEDGTFDALNKKWFLDYKMGG
- a CDS encoding amino acid ABC transporter permease; its protein translation is MAPVRSDTSEKGDYPWWLVALLLIAAALAAVIATNDIFSQVFGVVLKGIGVTIFVTLVGFVLATVLGLGVALMALSEHVALRQTARFYTEVIRGVPILVLLFYIAFVGAPALVVVANFAAAPFISAGWVEPLVVRDISLMWRAIIALMIGYSAFIAEVFRAGIQSVDKGQVEAAKALGLSRYQRFRLVVFPQAIRVILPPLGNDFVAMVKDSSLVSVLGVADITQMGKIYASGSFRFFETYSIVAYVYLILTIGLSLALRALERRLRRAEAR
- a CDS encoding SixA phosphatase family protein — its product is MPDDARPPTRRLLLLRHGKSAWPEGVADHRRPLAGRGRRAAPAIGAFMARQELIPDLALVSTARRAQETWELVAEALPHKVEARDAVAIYEVAAKAMIDVIRKVEPSVEKLMLVGHNPGMAELALLLIGGGDEVALARLREKFPTAGLAVMDFTIEQWSEIAPGTGRLVQFVMPRMLDDGT
- the leuC gene encoding 3-isopropylmalate dehydratase large subunit; the encoded protein is MSAPRTLYDKIWDDHLVNSQDDGTCLLYIDRHLVHEVTSPQAFEGLRMAGRQVRAPEKTLAVVDHNVPTSPDRHLGIKNEESRIQVEALARNAADFGVEYYSENDKRQGIVHIVGPEQGFTLPGMTIVCGDSHTSTHGAFGALAHGIGTSEVEHVLATQTLIQKKAKNMLVRVDGQLPPGVTAKDIILAIIGEIGTAGGTGHVIEFAGEAIRSLSMEGRMTICNMTIEGGARAGLIAPDETTFAYIKDRPRAPKGKAWDMALEYWKTLHTDEGAHYDRVVVLDAANLPPIVSWGSSPEDVVSVQGIVPNPDEIQDETKRASKWRALDYMGLKPGTKITDIAIDRVFIGSCTNGRIEDLRAVAKVVEGRKVASTVSAMIVPGSGLVKEQAEAEGLDKIFKEAGFDWREPGCSMCLAMNDDRLKPGERCASTSNRNFEGRQGFKGRTHLVSPAMAAAAAVSGHFVDIREWK
- the rplS gene encoding 50S ribosomal protein L19 — its product is MNIIQQLEAEQAAKIAAKRTLPAFSAGDTVRVNVRVVEGNRTRVQAYEGVCIARSGGGLNESFTVRKISYGEGVERVFPVYSPLVESVEVVRRGKVRRAKLYYLRDRRGKSARIVENTGTRARKLNEAERQAVADEKARIEAEKVAAAQALAAEKAAAEAAEAKAAEEAKAAENAAE